The Gimibacter soli genome includes a region encoding these proteins:
- a CDS encoding P-II family nitrogen regulator produces the protein MKYIIAIVKPHRLDPVREALNELGINGMTVSEVQGYGRQKGQKEIYRGAEYEVHFLPKVKLEVAVASELAERAVEAIKSAAHTGQIGDGKIFVLDLGQVVRIRTGETDSEAL, from the coding sequence ATGAAATACATCATTGCGATTGTTAAGCCGCACCGCCTTGATCCCGTAAGGGAAGCTCTCAATGAGCTGGGCATCAACGGGATGACCGTTTCTGAGGTGCAGGGCTATGGCCGTCAGAAAGGCCAGAAAGAAATTTATCGGGGCGCCGAATACGAGGTGCATTTCCTGCCCAAGGTGAAACTTGAAGTCGCCGTCGCGAGCGAGCTCGCCGAGCGTGCCGTCGAGGCTATCAAGTCCGCCGCCCACACCGGCCAGATCGGTGACGGCAAGATTTTCGTCCTTGATCTCGGTCAGGTGGTGCGGATCCGCACCGGCGAAACCGATAGCGAAGCGCTCTAG
- a CDS encoding chorismate mutase, protein MKTCSNMAEVRTEIDRVDRLIVPLLLERLGYIEQAGHIKGSRDTVRDEWRIEDVVSKVKACGAEEGGNQQYLEDIYRHLIEWSIAHEFTVWDEEHRQD, encoded by the coding sequence TTGAAGACCTGCAGCAATATGGCCGAAGTCCGTACCGAGATTGACCGTGTTGACCGGCTGATCGTTCCGCTGCTGCTCGAGCGTCTCGGTTATATCGAGCAAGCTGGCCATATCAAGGGCAGCCGCGACACCGTGCGCGACGAATGGCGGATCGAGGATGTTGTCTCCAAGGTGAAGGCCTGCGGCGCCGAAGAGGGCGGCAACCAGCAGTATCTTGAAGATATCTATCGTCATCTGATTGAATGGAGCATCGCCCACGAATTTACCGTGTGGGATGAAGAGCACCGGCAGGACTGA
- a CDS encoding methyl-accepting chemotaxis protein yields MSRLFSNISLIAKLGLSLGLIVLVAIALNIWSSIEADQVGEANAEVDRLRTMSDDLQSLNRGLEAQRSALLYLLVTADRSILPQYDRGVEQFDAAYKRFRAGLDSDTGMQREISDLETLHTKAIEWRTGYAQLQLQQARNYKTLNLAKAVEVSGEPGDLFAEIENLSAALNTGMNEKAQAATFNAGMALERLNLVKTISLGSTLVISGLVIWMMLHFVAKPIRAMTRAMTDIAKGALNTDVPSTDSADEVGDMARAVEVFKSNAIERQRLEAEAEEQRQQEARRERDEREREEREREIESERQAEILRRREEKEARIVSLITEYDSSAQGDFARVTQIVDLLNDVSNTMSSAAVTTQEQANNVARAAVSSSENVQSVASVTEEMDSSVQEIAQQIDRTSRRTADAAELVSRTRTDMRALEDSAVAIGNVMKLISDIAEQTNLLALNATIEAARAGDAGRGFAVVAGEVKNLASQTGNATNEIRAQIEAVQDQTKSVAEAISNIEAVTREITDMAAAIASAVEEQRAATNEIARSVSHAASNTSEVSTSITSVAEAAESNSQVAVRVASSSQELKVTSDQIRTVTQRFIETIKHEALAS; encoded by the coding sequence ATGTCCAGATTGTTCAGTAATATTTCCCTTATCGCCAAGCTCGGGCTTTCCCTCGGCCTCATCGTGCTCGTTGCCATTGCGCTTAACATCTGGTCAAGCATCGAAGCCGACCAAGTGGGTGAAGCCAATGCAGAAGTCGACCGGCTGCGGACCATGTCCGATGACTTGCAGTCGCTCAATCGCGGGCTAGAGGCCCAGCGCAGCGCGCTGCTGTATCTTCTAGTCACCGCAGACCGCTCTATCCTGCCGCAATATGATCGCGGGGTTGAGCAGTTCGATGCGGCTTACAAACGCTTCCGTGCTGGGCTTGATTCCGATACCGGCATGCAGCGCGAGATCAGTGATCTTGAAACCCTGCACACAAAGGCGATTGAGTGGCGCACGGGTTATGCCCAGCTGCAGTTGCAGCAGGCACGCAATTACAAAACGCTGAACCTTGCGAAAGCCGTTGAAGTATCGGGCGAGCCCGGCGACCTGTTTGCTGAAATCGAGAATCTGAGCGCTGCACTCAATACCGGGATGAATGAAAAGGCGCAGGCAGCGACCTTCAATGCCGGCATGGCGCTGGAGCGGCTCAACCTCGTGAAGACGATATCGCTCGGCTCCACGCTTGTGATTTCCGGGCTGGTGATCTGGATGATGCTGCATTTCGTGGCAAAGCCGATCCGGGCCATGACCCGCGCAATGACAGATATCGCCAAGGGTGCCCTGAATACCGACGTGCCATCCACGGATTCCGCGGACGAAGTGGGTGACATGGCCCGTGCGGTCGAGGTTTTCAAATCGAACGCGATCGAGCGCCAGCGTCTGGAAGCCGAAGCTGAAGAACAGCGCCAACAGGAAGCGCGGCGGGAGCGTGACGAGCGTGAGCGGGAGGAACGCGAACGCGAGATCGAGTCCGAACGTCAGGCCGAAATCCTGCGCCGCCGCGAGGAGAAGGAAGCCCGGATCGTCAGCCTGATTACCGAGTATGACTCCTCGGCGCAGGGTGATTTCGCGCGTGTTACCCAGATTGTCGACCTGCTGAATGATGTGTCGAACACCATGTCGAGCGCTGCTGTCACCACGCAAGAACAGGCGAACAATGTGGCGCGGGCGGCCGTCAGTTCCAGCGAGAATGTCCAGTCGGTTGCAAGCGTGACCGAGGAGATGGACAGCAGCGTGCAGGAAATTGCCCAGCAGATCGATCGTACCTCCCGCCGTACGGCGGACGCGGCCGAGCTTGTCTCCCGCACGCGGACAGATATGCGTGCACTTGAAGATTCGGCTGTGGCCATTGGCAATGTGATGAAGCTGATCAGCGACATTGCCGAACAGACGAACCTTCTGGCGCTCAATGCCACCATCGAAGCCGCCCGTGCGGGCGATGCCGGCCGCGGCTTTGCCGTGGTGGCGGGCGAGGTGAAAAACCTGGCGAGCCAGACCGGCAATGCCACGAACGAGATCCGTGCCCAGATCGAGGCCGTGCAGGACCAGACCAAATCGGTCGCTGAAGCCATCTCGAATATCGAGGCGGTCACGCGGGAGATCACCGATATGGCGGCAGCCATCGCCTCCGCGGTGGAAGAGCAGCGCGCCGCGACGAACGAGATTGCCCGCAGCGTTTCGCACGCGGCCTCCAACACATCGGAGGTCAGCACCAGCATCACCTCGGTGGCCGAAGCGGCGGAATCGAACAGTCAGGTCGCGGTACGGGTCGCAAGCTCGTCGCAGGAGCTGAAAGTGACGTCCGACCAGATCCGCACGGTCACCCAGCGCTTCATCGAAACGATCAAGCACGAGGCGCTTGCCTCCTGA
- a CDS encoding DMT family transporter encodes MAWISLLFAGLLEIVWAFFMKQSDGFTKIGPSLITGVAMLGSIVLLGYAMRGLPLGTAYTVWTGIGAVGAFAAGVIFLGESTSPLRLAAAGLIVAGLVLMKISSTE; translated from the coding sequence ATGGCCTGGATATCCCTTCTGTTCGCCGGTCTTCTCGAAATCGTCTGGGCTTTCTTCATGAAACAGTCGGACGGCTTCACCAAAATCGGTCCCAGCCTCATCACGGGTGTCGCGATGCTCGGCAGCATTGTGCTTCTCGGGTACGCCATGCGCGGCCTGCCGCTCGGTACTGCCTACACGGTCTGGACCGGGATCGGTGCCGTTGGCGCCTTTGCAGCCGGTGTCATATTTCTGGGCGAAAGCACCAGCCCGCTTCGCCTCGCCGCTGCCGGGCTCATTGTCGCAGGCCTTGTGCTGATGAAAATCTCCAGCACAGAGTGA
- a CDS encoding glutathione S-transferase family protein gives MLTVYGDKRSGNCLKVTYVADHLGIPYKWVDTDIMKGEAKRPEIMAVNPAGQVPTIVMTDGRGMGQSNAIIRYLAGGSHLIPEDPWERAKMDEWLFWEQYSHEPTIAVARFQRLYLGWEEGQVDAKLMQKGNAALDLMENHLDGHGWLVGPHCSLADVALIAYTQFAEDGGFSLERRPKIRAWLDRTKAYLVSG, from the coding sequence ATGCTGACTGTTTATGGTGACAAGCGATCAGGCAATTGCCTGAAGGTGACCTACGTGGCCGACCATCTGGGTATCCCCTACAAATGGGTTGATACCGACATCATGAAGGGTGAGGCGAAGCGGCCCGAGATCATGGCGGTGAACCCGGCAGGGCAGGTGCCGACCATCGTGATGACCGATGGCCGCGGTATGGGCCAGTCGAATGCGATCATTCGTTATCTGGCTGGCGGCAGCCATTTGATTCCCGAAGATCCGTGGGAACGCGCCAAGATGGATGAATGGCTCTTTTGGGAACAATATAGCCACGAACCCACAATCGCCGTTGCCCGCTTTCAGCGGCTCTATCTGGGCTGGGAGGAGGGTCAGGTTGATGCCAAGCTGATGCAGAAAGGCAATGCGGCGCTTGATCTGATGGAAAACCATCTGGACGGCCATGGCTGGCTTGTCGGTCCCCATTGCAGCCTCGCCGATGTGGCGCTGATCGCCTACACCCAGTTTGCCGAGGATGGCGGCTTCTCGCTGGAAAGGCGACCAAAGATCCGCGCGTGGCTGGATCGGACTAAGGCCTATCTCGTTTCTGGTTGA
- a CDS encoding ferritin-like domain-containing protein — protein MALDPIYAKALEGSMWSVPQDYETLFNWNYSDDRKDLLNLYDKGKSMQWDTESRIDWSQELTPGNPQDLPEELFPLYGADFYMKMSKEEQGVCRSHWQAWSTSQFLHGEQGALICAAKIVQNVPDTESKFYAATQVMDEARHVETYKKLVEKMGIAYPITGPLKTLLDQVIRDSRWDMTYLGMQVVIEGLALAAFAGIRDHAKNNLASAVNAYVMQDEARHVAFGRLALRAYYPELTQHERDEREEFLVEACYLMRDRFQGNEVWETIGLNVKDCVNYVQASQGMQMFRTQLFSRIVPVVKDIGLWGNRIQKAYGDMGILGFANVNLDAMSENDMKVAAEHDARRQHVEDVIEMGRSSAAE, from the coding sequence ATGGCACTGGACCCGATTTACGCAAAAGCGCTTGAAGGCAGCATGTGGAGTGTGCCTCAGGATTATGAAACGCTTTTCAACTGGAACTATTCAGACGACCGCAAGGATCTCCTGAACCTTTACGACAAGGGCAAGTCGATGCAGTGGGACACCGAGTCCCGGATCGACTGGTCGCAGGAGCTTACACCCGGCAACCCGCAAGACCTGCCCGAAGAGCTGTTCCCGCTTTACGGTGCCGACTTCTACATGAAAATGTCGAAGGAAGAGCAAGGCGTTTGCCGGTCGCACTGGCAGGCCTGGTCGACAAGCCAGTTCCTGCACGGCGAACAGGGCGCGCTCATCTGCGCTGCCAAGATCGTGCAGAATGTGCCGGATACCGAATCCAAATTCTATGCCGCCACCCAGGTGATGGACGAAGCGCGGCATGTGGAGACCTACAAGAAGCTCGTTGAAAAGATGGGCATCGCCTATCCGATCACCGGCCCCCTGAAGACGCTCCTTGATCAGGTGATCCGCGACAGCCGCTGGGACATGACCTACCTTGGTATGCAGGTGGTGATCGAAGGGCTGGCGCTTGCCGCCTTCGCCGGCATCCGCGACCACGCGAAAAACAATCTGGCCTCTGCCGTCAACGCCTATGTGATGCAGGACGAAGCCCGCCATGTGGCATTCGGTCGACTGGCGCTTCGGGCCTATTATCCTGAACTCACGCAGCATGAGCGCGACGAGCGCGAGGAATTCCTCGTGGAAGCCTGCTACCTGATGAGGGATCGTTTCCAGGGCAATGAGGTTTGGGAAACCATTGGCCTCAATGTGAAGGACTGCGTGAATTATGTGCAGGCCTCGCAAGGCATGCAGATGTTCCGCACCCAGCTTTTCAGCCGCATCGTGCCGGTGGTGAAAGATATTGGCCTTTGGGGCAACCGCATCCAGAAAGCCTATGGCGACATGGGCATCCTTGGCTTCGCCAATGTCAATCTGGACGCCATGTCCGAGAATGACATGAAAGTGGCGGCAGAACATGATGCCCGCCGCCAGCACGTCGAGGATGTGATCGAAATGGGCCGCTCCAGCGCCGCAGAATAG
- a CDS encoding YdeI/OmpD-associated family protein: MPDSPLPAGVVHDLPDDLKDALLSRPGALATWMDITPLARNEWICWVEDAKKPETRLKRINWGCENLEEGKRRPCCWPGCKHR, translated from the coding sequence ATGCCAGATAGCCCCCTCCCCGCCGGTGTCGTCCATGACCTGCCGGACGACCTGAAAGACGCCCTGCTCTCGCGGCCCGGTGCGCTCGCCACATGGATGGATATCACCCCGCTGGCCCGCAACGAATGGATCTGTTGGGTGGAGGATGCCAAGAAGCCGGAAACTCGCCTGAAACGCATCAACTGGGGCTGCGAGAATCTTGAGGAAGGCAAACGCCGCCCCTGCTGCTGGCCCGGCTGCAAACATCGTTGA
- the glpK gene encoding glycerol kinase GlpK: MTEKSCLIAIDQGTTSTRALAFDTDLNELAVAQIPLEQHFPQNGWVEHDAGEIWQATLKVLGQVIDKAKAAGYAPLAIGITNQRETTVLWNRESGEPLHKAIVWQDRRTAAACAKLAEDKSVAKMVQEQTGLLLDPYFSATKIAWLLDHVPGAREKAAAGKLAAGTIECYLAWRLTGGKLHVSDATNASRTMLMDIRGGEWSEELCRLFGVPRQLLPEIVDNAGAFGSVADGLPGAGLPITGMIGDQQSAAVGQACIAPGQVKSTYGTGCFLLQHTGDRMVLSQNRLLSTVASRMKGKLAYAVEGSIFNAGTVIQWFRDGIGLIENSADSEAAAVRAGTTDGVYLVPAFTGLGAPHWAPDARGLISGLTRGTNADQLVRAGLESIAYQTNDLLTALKADGAGSAKQIRIDGGMAANGWFAQFLADICDATVDRPQILETTALGAAICAGIGAGVWPDLEAATRNWTLDRRFEPAMDAGTRKKMTAGWDQAVSRCLLS, encoded by the coding sequence ATGACCGAGAAGAGCTGCCTTATCGCTATTGACCAGGGCACCACCAGCACCCGTGCCCTTGCTTTCGACACTGACCTCAATGAGCTCGCGGTTGCGCAGATTCCGCTTGAGCAGCATTTCCCGCAGAATGGTTGGGTTGAGCACGATGCTGGCGAGATATGGCAGGCGACGCTCAAGGTTCTGGGGCAAGTGATCGACAAGGCGAAAGCCGCCGGCTACGCGCCGCTTGCCATCGGCATCACCAACCAGCGCGAAACCACTGTCCTCTGGAACCGGGAGAGCGGCGAACCGCTCCACAAAGCCATTGTCTGGCAGGACCGGCGCACAGCGGCAGCTTGCGCAAAGCTCGCGGAAGATAAATCCGTCGCCAAAATGGTGCAGGAGCAGACAGGCCTGCTGCTTGATCCCTATTTCAGCGCGACGAAGATTGCATGGCTGCTGGATCATGTGCCGGGCGCGCGGGAGAAGGCAGCGGCTGGCAAGCTCGCCGCCGGTACAATCGAATGTTATCTCGCTTGGCGCCTCACTGGCGGCAAGCTGCATGTGAGTGACGCGACGAATGCCTCGCGCACCATGCTGATGGATATTCGCGGGGGAGAGTGGTCGGAGGAGCTCTGCCGGCTGTTCGGGGTGCCGAGGCAGTTGCTGCCCGAAATTGTTGATAACGCCGGCGCCTTCGGCAGTGTTGCGGATGGATTGCCCGGTGCTGGCCTGCCGATCACCGGAATGATCGGCGATCAGCAAAGCGCTGCGGTCGGGCAGGCTTGTATCGCGCCGGGGCAGGTTAAAAGTACCTATGGCACTGGATGCTTCCTGTTGCAGCATACGGGTGACCGGATGGTGCTGAGCCAGAACCGGCTTTTGTCAACGGTTGCGAGCCGCATGAAAGGTAAGCTTGCCTATGCGGTCGAAGGCAGCATCTTCAACGCGGGGACCGTGATCCAATGGTTCCGTGATGGCATCGGTCTCATTGAAAACTCTGCCGACAGTGAAGCCGCGGCCGTGCGAGCCGGGACGACCGACGGGGTCTATCTGGTGCCGGCCTTCACGGGGCTCGGCGCACCGCACTGGGCGCCGGACGCGCGCGGGCTGATTTCGGGGCTTACCCGCGGCACCAATGCCGACCAGCTGGTGCGGGCGGGGCTTGAAAGCATCGCCTATCAGACAAACGATCTTCTAACTGCGCTGAAGGCTGACGGCGCAGGGAGCGCGAAGCAAATCCGTATCGATGGCGGTATGGCGGCAAACGGCTGGTTCGCGCAGTTTCTGGCCGATATCTGCGACGCGACGGTTGACCGGCCGCAGATACTGGAGACCACCGCGCTTGGGGCTGCGATTTGCGCCGGGATCGGGGCCGGAGTCTGGCCCGATCTGGAGGCGGCTACGCGCAACTGGACGCTCGATCGCCGGTTCGAGCCAGCGATGGATGCGGGCACACGCAAAAAAATGACCGCCGGGTGGGACCAGGCGGTCAGTCGCTGCTTGCTCAGTTGA
- a CDS encoding aspartyl/asparaginyl beta-hydroxylase domain-containing protein — protein sequence MNAPALYQELESHLRQGATGRALEVARQIAAAGGTAPWMAIAKTCHERGDQAGEEEALSRRLREQRGDIGAISGMAELKRAQGDRRAAENFYRLGLNTVAHIPNAPPPLRAWAERAQAYLQEGIAVYAAHLDDQMKAAGIDVAASSPRIREAFDLLTGRTPLYLQQPSMFFYPGLPHRAWYEREEFDWVPALEARTEAITAELKALLETEDGTFTPYVQAPPGRPAPNNPLLDDPSWGAAYLYKSGERQPLADHCPAAIEALSHTPQPSIESRSPMALFSRLKPGTHIKPHNGLLNTRLICHLPLIAPDRCGLRVGPETRTWQEGKLFIFDDSFEHEAWNRGTSDRTVMLFEIWRPEIPEDDRKVLTALFASIDRFDEDH from the coding sequence TTGAACGCCCCTGCCCTTTATCAAGAACTTGAAAGTCATCTTCGTCAGGGTGCCACGGGCCGCGCGCTGGAAGTTGCCCGGCAAATTGCAGCGGCGGGTGGCACAGCACCATGGATGGCGATAGCCAAGACCTGCCACGAGCGCGGGGATCAGGCAGGCGAGGAAGAAGCCCTGTCCCGCCGCCTGCGCGAACAGCGCGGCGACATTGGCGCCATATCCGGCATGGCGGAACTGAAACGTGCTCAAGGAGACCGCCGGGCTGCCGAGAATTTCTATCGCCTTGGCCTCAATACCGTCGCCCATATCCCGAATGCCCCACCGCCGCTTCGCGCCTGGGCAGAGCGCGCACAAGCCTATCTGCAGGAAGGCATCGCCGTTTATGCGGCTCATCTCGATGACCAGATGAAAGCCGCAGGCATTGATGTAGCCGCCAGCAGCCCGCGCATCCGGGAAGCGTTTGACCTGCTCACTGGCCGTACGCCGCTGTATCTGCAGCAGCCCAGCATGTTCTTCTATCCCGGCCTGCCGCACCGCGCATGGTATGAACGCGAGGAATTTGATTGGGTTCCGGCCCTTGAAGCCCGAACCGAAGCTATTACAGCCGAACTCAAAGCTTTGCTGGAAACTGAAGATGGCACCTTCACCCCATATGTGCAGGCGCCCCCCGGTCGCCCGGCCCCCAACAATCCGTTATTGGATGACCCAAGCTGGGGAGCAGCCTACCTTTACAAGAGCGGCGAGCGCCAGCCGCTCGCCGACCATTGCCCGGCCGCCATCGAAGCCTTGTCGCATACACCGCAACCGTCCATCGAATCCCGGTCCCCCATGGCGCTGTTTTCGCGCCTGAAGCCCGGCACGCACATCAAGCCGCACAATGGCCTGTTGAACACTCGGTTGATCTGCCACCTGCCCCTCATTGCCCCGGACCGATGCGGCCTGCGCGTGGGCCCCGAAACCCGCACCTGGCAGGAAGGCAAGCTTTTCATTTTTGACGACAGTTTCGAGCATGAGGCATGGAACCGCGGCACCTCTGACCGCACCGTCATGCTGTTCGAAATCTGGCGGCCGGAGATACCCGAGGACGACCGCAAGGTGCTGACCGCCCTTTTCGCCTCCATCGACCGGTTCGACGAGGACCATTGA
- the amt gene encoding ammonium transporter: MKSFIKAALMGALFTSLATLPAQAAVDGETQFLLNTFLFIMMGALVMWMAAGFAMLESGLVRSKNVGAICLKNISLFSVACIMFMLCGYNLLYGIDEGGYLGTFAFWAADDSGVLAEGAVIEGGYAAASDFFFQVVFVATAASIVSGTIAERVKLFPFLIFTAILAAVIYPVQASWVWGQGWLTAMGFKDFAGSTLVHSTGGWAALVGAVLLGARRGKYGADGKPRPMPGSNLTLATLGTFILWLGWFGFNGGSQLAFGSAADGVAVSNIILNTNMAACGGVVAAMIVTRLVYGKVDLSMVLNGALAGLVSITASPDTPTLGIATLIGAVGGVLVVFTVPLLDKLKIDDVVGAIPVHLVCGIWGTLAVSITADVPFVTQLIGVTAIGAWVVVASLVAWLALKLTVGIRLSPEEEDLGTDITELGLEAYPEFGRGSQKLV, translated from the coding sequence ATGAAATCCTTTATCAAAGCAGCGCTCATGGGCGCCCTTTTCACCAGTCTTGCCACCCTCCCCGCGCAAGCTGCAGTGGACGGCGAGACCCAGTTCCTGTTGAACACCTTCCTCTTCATCATGATGGGTGCGCTCGTCATGTGGATGGCGGCGGGCTTCGCCATGCTCGAGTCCGGCCTTGTCCGGTCGAAGAACGTCGGCGCGATCTGCCTGAAAAACATCAGCCTTTTCTCGGTCGCCTGCATCATGTTCATGCTCTGCGGCTATAACCTTCTCTATGGCATCGACGAGGGCGGCTATCTTGGCACGTTTGCCTTCTGGGCAGCCGATGATAGCGGCGTCCTCGCCGAGGGGGCCGTGATCGAAGGCGGCTATGCTGCGGCTTCGGACTTCTTCTTCCAGGTCGTTTTCGTTGCCACCGCCGCCTCGATCGTCTCCGGCACCATCGCCGAGCGCGTGAAGCTCTTCCCCTTCCTGATCTTCACCGCAATCCTTGCTGCTGTGATCTATCCGGTCCAGGCCAGCTGGGTCTGGGGCCAGGGCTGGCTGACCGCCATGGGCTTCAAGGACTTCGCCGGCTCGACCCTCGTTCACTCCACCGGTGGCTGGGCAGCCCTTGTCGGTGCCGTTCTCCTTGGCGCACGCCGCGGCAAATACGGCGCTGATGGCAAGCCGCGTCCGATGCCCGGTTCGAACCTTACCCTCGCCACGCTCGGGACCTTTATCCTGTGGCTCGGCTGGTTCGGCTTCAACGGCGGTTCGCAGCTCGCTTTCGGCTCCGCTGCTGATGGTGTGGCCGTCTCCAATATCATCCTGAACACCAACATGGCCGCGTGCGGCGGTGTGGTGGCTGCGATGATCGTTACCCGCCTTGTTTACGGCAAGGTGGATCTGTCGATGGTCCTGAACGGCGCCCTTGCCGGCCTCGTCTCGATCACCGCAAGCCCCGATACCCCCACCCTTGGCATCGCCACCCTCATCGGTGCCGTCGGGGGCGTCCTCGTAGTCTTCACTGTCCCCCTCCTCGACAAGCTGAAGATCGATGACGTCGTAGGTGCAATCCCCGTGCACCTTGTCTGCGGGATCTGGGGCACCCTCGCTGTGTCGATCACAGCCGACGTACCGTTCGTAACCCAGCTGATCGGCGTAACCGCCATCGGCGCCTGGGTCGTGGTTGCCAGCCTTGTAGCCTGGCTCGCCCTGAAACTGACCGTCGGCATCCGTCTCTCCCCGGAAGAAGAAGATCTCGGCACCGACATCACCGAACTTGGCCTGGAGGCCTATCCCGAGTTCGGTCGGGGGTCACAGAAGCTGGTCTGA
- a CDS encoding OprO/OprP family phosphate-selective porin: MKRSFMAPGLLSLLLATSLTPPALAQSAAEDKETISRLEARVAALEALVQKLVGAGSEVQVAEKREVPANVAVVASKDPAPAVATADGSLTFNIRGRMMADWGMGSDDRDTFDYSGTKLRAAWFGLEGKAGPDIAYRFEADFGANSVSVKDAFVAFTQGDWTYTVGHSKVPNSLEWLTPVSLTSVLERSAFRNAFGLERGMGIKASTEGENWGFTAGVFQGTNEAVANTDEGVTTALRGTYGGKLETDGAWMVGLSGRWRKFPDARLAYRSKGTSNQSGTLISFTGQEEDMMVGAEAAFSNGPFYGAAEFAVLDAKDIGPAGESGGFSGGYAEIGYVLTGETRPLDPAGGVWGRPKVANPLGEGGSGMWMLTGRYDRVELNGGGITGGEMESYILSLSWYMNRYLRTIVEYGHSDVSIPGLDNGADMIGLRLGVDW; this comes from the coding sequence ATGAAACGGAGCTTTATGGCCCCCGGCCTTCTTTCGCTGTTGCTTGCCACATCCCTCACACCGCCCGCCCTCGCGCAGTCAGCTGCAGAGGACAAGGAAACCATTTCGCGCCTTGAAGCGCGGGTCGCAGCCCTTGAAGCGCTCGTTCAGAAGCTTGTCGGTGCTGGCAGCGAAGTTCAGGTTGCTGAAAAGCGCGAAGTGCCGGCCAATGTCGCCGTGGTTGCCAGCAAGGACCCGGCGCCTGCCGTTGCAACAGCCGATGGCAGCCTTACCTTCAATATCCGCGGCCGCATGATGGCCGATTGGGGCATGGGCAGCGACGACCGCGATACGTTCGATTATTCCGGCACCAAGCTCCGCGCCGCGTGGTTCGGCCTTGAGGGAAAGGCCGGTCCGGATATCGCCTATCGCTTTGAAGCCGATTTCGGCGCCAACAGCGTATCGGTGAAAGATGCTTTCGTCGCCTTCACGCAGGGTGACTGGACCTATACGGTAGGCCACAGCAAGGTGCCGAACTCGCTGGAATGGCTGACACCGGTCAGCCTGACCAGCGTTCTGGAGCGCAGCGCCTTCCGCAACGCCTTCGGGCTTGAGCGCGGCATGGGCATCAAGGCGAGCACCGAGGGAGAAAACTGGGGCTTCACGGCAGGTGTCTTCCAGGGCACCAACGAAGCCGTTGCCAACACGGACGAGGGCGTCACCACGGCCCTGCGTGGCACCTATGGCGGCAAGCTGGAAACTGACGGCGCCTGGATGGTCGGCCTTTCGGGCCGCTGGCGGAAATTCCCCGATGCCCGCCTCGCCTACCGCTCCAAGGGTACGTCCAACCAGTCCGGTACGCTCATCAGCTTTACCGGGCAGGAAGAGGACATGATGGTTGGCGCGGAAGCCGCCTTCTCGAACGGGCCTTTCTATGGCGCTGCGGAATTTGCTGTTCTTGATGCCAAAGACATTGGCCCCGCTGGCGAAAGCGGCGGCTTCTCGGGCGGTTATGCCGAGATCGGCTATGTCCTGACAGGCGAAACCCGCCCGCTTGACCCTGCTGGCGGTGTATGGGGGCGGCCGAAGGTCGCCAATCCCCTCGGCGAGGGTGGCAGCGGCATGTGGATGCTGACCGGACGCTATGACCGTGTCGAGCTCAATGGCGGCGGCATTACGGGCGGCGAGATGGAAAGCTATATCCTCAGCCTCAGCTGGTACATGAACCGTTATCTTCGGACCATTGTTGAATATGGCCATTCGGATGTTTCGATCCCCGGCCTTGATAATGGTGCCGACATGATCGGGCTGCGGCTTGGCGTCGATTGGTAA